A window of Kyrpidia spormannii genomic DNA:
CCGGCGGCGAGCACGATGTGGGTGACCAGAAGGGCCTCGATCCAGTTGCGCAGCCCGGGAACGCGAGGGGCGACGATGAGCAGCCATCCTACGGTCACCGCCAGGGGTAGGTACACGTGGGCCGAGCGCACAAACCGGAACATGGCGTCGCGATTTGGTGCCTTTTTGAGCGAGGCGCTGACAATTCCTGCGTAACCGCCAATGGAGATCGTCGCGGCCGCGCCGCTCAATAACAGTCCCGGATTCCACCAGGCGGCCATCGATGCTGCGAGCCCTGCTGTGGACACCGCGTAGAGCCAAAAGTTCCACTTTGCCGCCTGTTCCGAAGCAATGGGGATCAAAAAGGCAACACTTTCCAATTGGTACACGGCCCCCATGACGAAGGACAGCAAGGAACCCAGGGTCAACAAATGGGTTAAGGCGATCCCCGCCCCCCCCGAACAGGCCGCCCTGGAATCCCCGAAGGGACTGAATGAGGAGATCCCCGGCAAACACCGCGAAACCGACCAACCCCAGGAGCAGGTACCGCATAGGTAGAGAAAATGCTGGAGAGTAATCCGTCACTCCCGGGGGTAACATCCCGGGTGCAGATGCCCGTCCACCCGGCGGTCTGGACGCTGTAACCCGAACCTCTGCGGGATCCCCCCGGGCGCCTGGGGACGCCGCCCGACCCGCACTGGCTTCCGTCGGCCGTTCTGGTTTGGTCGTAGACATAATGGCACCTCCTCCACTGTTCCGATTTTGGCCCAGGCGGATGGAGTACGTCCCTTACAATCGCCGACTAACAGGCCCCTCCGTCACTGGGCTCGATAAATCTTGACCCGGACTGTTCCACTCTCTTCCTGCTCAATATCGTAGCGATATCCTCGTTCTTCCAGTTCAGGGAGCAGGAAGGCGGGCACTCGCTCATTCCAGATTTCGAGTCCCAGTTCACCGGCTCGGCATTCGGAATGTTGCTCTAAAAAGTTCAGGGTCCGCATCATGGGCTCCGGCGGCTCCAGCCCGCGGTTGTCGAGGCGGAAGAAGGGCCGCTCCGTCTCCTCCCGATAGAACTGCACGATAAAATGCTCTTCGCTTTCTTGGACAACCGTACTCCGATACCCTTGCCGCCCCAGAACTCGGATTAAGGGGTCGGGACGAAAAGTCGCATGCAGTTGGAATACGTCCTCCGGTTCCAGGCAGCTAACCGTTTCCATAATGCGTTCAAAGGGCTCTTGCTTCGCCCGAAGCATGTCCCGGACGTCTAAATCGACAATCCTCCTCATCATCAATCCTCCTCCAGCCCCGAAAAACGGGCGGTCGGGCCCTCGACGAAAGCCGCGGGGGATTCCCGAACCGCTTTGATCCGAGTTTTCTCACCGCTTCCCCAGTTGCACCCTCCACTCCGTCGGGCCTTCTTCAACGTAGTTCCAGTCAAACCGATTCGTTTGTTCTGCCGAGAATTGGTAATAGAGCGGCTTGGGATCGTGATCGTTAATCAGGAGCAGTTGTTCTCCCGGTGGCAGCGCCTCCCAGACGAAAAAGATCGTCCGGTGTTTGTCCGCAGGAGCGAACCGGCGCACATCGAGCACAGCGGCGTAACGGTTTTCCATCCTCTTCCCTCCCGAAAAAATCAGGCTGATGCCTTCATTATTCAGGTTGGCGGGGTTGCACGTCTGTGAGGTGCATCACAGTGGCGCGAAGGCTGTCGTCTAAAGGGACCCGGCCTAGGGGAAGGGAGCGGACGGGACGTCGCGCACGTGGTACAATAAAAGAAGATCTTGGGATGGGGAAGGGATACGCTTGATCCAAGTGATGGTCGTGCGGGATCCGGCAGATAAAGACAAAGCCTTGGCGGTTCGCCGCAAGGTCTTTATTGAAGAGCAAGAAGTACCCGAGGACCTGGAGTTGGACGAGTGGGACGAGGATCCGCGAACGGTTCACATTGTGGTCATCGAGTCGGGCTCCCCGGTGGGGGCGGCCCGGATGATCCCTTATGGGGAGAAGACGATGAAGATCGGTCGCATGGCGGTTTTGCCCGGCCATCGACGGAGGGGGCTGGGGAGCCGGGTCATCGGCATTCTTGAAGAGATTGCCGAACGGGAAGGGCAAAGAACCATCGTTCTGGATGCCCAGGTCCATGCTCGGGGATTCTACGAAAGACTCGGGTACGAGGCCGAGGGAGAAGAGTTTATCGACGCCGGGATTCCCCATATCCGCATGAGAAAGGAACTCCGCGCGCAACGCTAGGGCATCCAAGGGGGGGAGCGGGATGGATGGGTTGTTGTACTGCCGGTGTGAGGGACTGCCGATGTACCGAGGGCGGGATCGGCAGGAGTACGTCTGCCCCCATTGTCGGGCATCGGTACCCCTCTGGCGGGTGGAAGAAGCCATCCTGCACGCTCTCGATGCGGTGCTCAAACAGGAACTGGATTACGGGCGGCTGATCGCTTCGGCCCTGGATCTCGCCGCCCGGAGCGGGGTGGAGGTCGGTAATCTATTTTCCGAAGTGGAAGGGGCCCTCTCTTTGTACCCGGATGATCCGGTAAAGCGGCACCGGTTGATGCGGCTCATGGTCTCCCGGGTGGAATATGTCCCCTACCACGGAACCCTGGAGGTGGCTTTCGAATTCGGAAGCCGGACGGAAGCGTAACGGCGTAACGGGTCGCCTGGGGGCCTGTGGGGCAGCCTGGGCTTTTTTTTTATGGATTTCGTTCTCTTGTGCCCGTTGAGGGAGGAAGGAGAACTCGTTACAATGGGACTTGTCCACCACACTACATATAGTGTTGGATTTGCATGATTTCGAGGGGGAAACACTATGCAGTGTCCCTATTGCGCGCATGGGGATTCAAAGGTGATTGAGAGCCGCACGACCGCCGATGCCGTGCGCCGGCGGCGGGAATGTCTCGCCTGCGGCCGCCGGTTTACGACGTACGAGCGGGTGGAGGTCTCCCCCCTTCAGGTTATCAAAAAAGACGGGATGCGGGAGACTTTTTCCAGGGAGAAACTCCGCCGCGGTCTGCTCAAAGCCTGTGAAAAGCGCCCCATCACCTCGGAAACCATCGATGCTATGGTGGATCGGGTGGAACGGGATTTGCGCCAGGCGTTTGAGCGTGAGGTGACCACGAACCAGATCGGTGAGCGGGTCATGGCTGTCCTCCGGGAGGTCGACCAGGTGGCCTATGTCCGCTTTGCCAGTGTATACCGCGAATTTAAAGACGTGGAGACATTTCTTCGGGAAATTCTTCCGCTCCTGGACAAAGAGAGGGGTCAAGGGTTGTGATGGAACAAAAGGATCGGACCATGCTGCCGTTCACCGAGGAGGACCGCCTCTCACCCA
This region includes:
- a CDS encoding DUF2249 domain-containing protein, yielding MENRYAAVLDVRRFAPADKHRTIFFVWEALPPGEQLLLINDHDPKPLYYQFSAEQTNRFDWNYVEEGPTEWRVQLGKR
- a CDS encoding GNAT family N-acetyltransferase, producing MMVVRDPADKDKALAVRRKVFIEEQEVPEDLELDEWDEDPRTVHIVVIESGSPVGAARMIPYGEKTMKIGRMAVLPGHRRRGLGSRVIGILEEIAEREGQRTIVLDAQVHARGFYERLGYEAEGEEFIDAGIPHIRMRKELRAQR
- the nrdR gene encoding transcriptional regulator NrdR gives rise to the protein MQCPYCAHGDSKVIESRTTADAVRRRRECLACGRRFTTYERVEVSPLQVIKKDGMRETFSREKLRRGLLKACEKRPITSETIDAMVDRVERDLRQAFEREVTTNQIGERVMAVLREVDQVAYVRFASVYREFKDVETFLREILPLLDKERGQGL
- a CDS encoding DUF2249 domain-containing protein; the encoded protein is MRRIVDLDVRDMLRAKQEPFERIMETVSCLEPEDVFQLHATFRPDPLIRVLGRQGYRSTVVQESEEHFIVQFYREETERPFFRLDNRGLEPPEPMMRTLNFLEQHSECRAGELGLEIWNERVPAFLLPELEERGYRYDIEQEESGTVRVKIYRAQ